From the Bacillota bacterium genome, one window contains:
- a CDS encoding amidohydrolase, translating into MKVFYGDIVTCDEKGTVYQYLVEDEGKIVFVGDKLPRTYMRESGQIDLGPKALLPAFGDGHIHFSNWAIFNSTYDVRAAQSIADVGPIIKEYAERDPGAKVLVGFGYSKNSIAERRLITRTELDDIVKDRPIYLINYDGHSAVANSAAIGLMPMEIRSLHGFNLESGQLFNEAFLKANDFITNKIPFTRLLSSMVKGMDTLAGYGVGLVHPVEGVGFPRDLDVDVVRFVARSAQLEFRVYFQTMDIKKVLRRKLPRIGGCFACQLDGCFGAKDAALLEPYSDDPGNRGILFYSDEKVIDFVKAANRAGLQVQMHCIGDAAVNQAVRAIESALEDFPRNDHRHTLIHACMIPEETLEKIAALKIGITLQPAVLTSPLEPPDYLEKILGDRFITGSPLRKMVNMGIHVSGGSDGPVTIPDPIEGIHAACNQHNPDHSLSVHEALRLYTYNIAYTSFDEKERGTLEEGKAADMVILNRNPLKLDPADLLKLKVEKLYMAGREYEKGRKVPQVIFESIKKLGRPV; encoded by the coding sequence ATGAAGGTATTCTATGGCGACATTGTAACCTGTGACGAAAAAGGAACAGTATATCAGTACCTAGTTGAGGATGAAGGAAAAATCGTATTTGTCGGCGATAAACTGCCGAGGACCTACATGCGCGAATCCGGGCAGATTGACCTCGGTCCGAAAGCTCTTCTCCCTGCATTTGGTGATGGCCATATCCACTTTTCAAACTGGGCTATATTTAATTCCACATATGATGTCCGTGCAGCTCAGTCAATCGCCGATGTAGGCCCGATTATTAAAGAATATGCAGAGAGAGACCCCGGGGCAAAAGTACTGGTTGGTTTCGGTTATTCCAAGAATTCCATAGCGGAAAGGCGTTTGATCACCAGGACTGAACTGGATGATATAGTAAAAGACCGGCCAATATACCTGATCAATTATGACGGACATTCGGCTGTCGCCAACAGCGCAGCTATCGGTTTGATGCCGATGGAAATACGCTCCCTTCATGGATTCAACCTGGAGTCCGGCCAGTTATTTAACGAGGCATTTCTTAAAGCCAACGATTTTATTACCAACAAAATTCCGTTTACCAGGCTGCTTTCATCTATGGTTAAGGGGATGGATACGCTTGCCGGTTACGGGGTTGGTCTGGTCCATCCGGTGGAAGGCGTCGGTTTTCCCCGTGATCTGGATGTAGATGTGGTCCGCTTTGTAGCAAGGAGTGCTCAGCTTGAATTTCGGGTCTACTTTCAGACTATGGATATCAAGAAAGTGTTACGCCGGAAATTACCACGCATCGGGGGCTGCTTTGCCTGCCAGCTTGACGGCTGTTTCGGGGCTAAAGATGCTGCTCTGCTCGAACCGTATAGCGATGACCCCGGGAACCGGGGCATTCTTTTCTACAGTGATGAAAAGGTTATCGATTTCGTCAAAGCAGCTAACCGGGCCGGGTTACAGGTCCAGATGCACTGTATCGGTGATGCTGCCGTTAACCAGGCAGTCCGGGCTATCGAATCCGCCCTTGAAGATTTCCCGCGTAACGATCACCGGCATACACTAATTCACGCCTGCATGATTCCTGAAGAAACCCTGGAGAAAATCGCCGCACTGAAGATCGGCATTACCCTGCAGCCGGCCGTACTTACCTCTCCGCTGGAACCTCCGGATTATCTTGAAAAGATCCTGGGTGACAGGTTCATTACCGGTTCTCCCCTGCGTAAAATGGTTAACATGGGTATTCATGTCAGTGGAGGTTCAGACGGGCCGGTAACCATTCCGGACCCCATCGAAGGTATCCATGCTGCCTGTAACCAGCATAACCCCGATCATTCTCTAAGTGTTCACGAAGCTCTCAGGCTCTATACCTACAACATTGCCTATACTTCATTCGATGAAAAAGAAAGAGGGACTCTGGAAGAGGGCAAGGCGGCCGATATGGTTATATTAAACCGCAACCCCTTAAAACTTGATCCTGCCGATTTGCTGAAACTGAAAGTGGAGAAGCTCTACATGGCTGGTCGGGAATATGAAAAAGGGAGAAAAGTCCCGCAGGTTATTTTTGAAAGCATTAAGAAGTTGGGCCGTCCCGTCTAA
- a CDS encoding YhfC family glutamic-type intramembrane protease, protein MAAETVGSTSLVAMIITLLICFGLPLILLIYFYVKERISIVAVLVGALAFLVSQVFIRIPILSVISGMDWYRQMAANLILIALFLSLTAGLFEEVARFLGFKFLLKKHLSWKNGIAFGIGHGGIEAIILTGFTYINNLVYSVMINTGAYDELLAPQLGPEMAQYIKTQLISLPPHIYLVAGFERAFTIFIHIALSLIVLLAVTRRNYIYLLYAILLHAAVNIPVVIIPGLGMDILYAELYLLLLAVFSIIFIKRSPSLYPELPVSDN, encoded by the coding sequence ATGGCAGCAGAAACAGTTGGTTCAACCTCCCTGGTTGCGATGATCATCACGCTCCTGATCTGTTTCGGATTACCCCTGATCCTCTTGATCTACTTCTATGTTAAAGAACGCATCTCCATCGTTGCTGTACTGGTAGGCGCTCTTGCATTTCTGGTATCACAGGTTTTTATCCGTATTCCCATTCTTAGTGTAATTTCCGGCATGGATTGGTACCGACAGATGGCAGCAAACCTGATCCTGATCGCTCTCTTCCTGTCACTTACTGCCGGATTGTTTGAGGAAGTTGCCCGCTTTCTCGGTTTTAAATTTCTATTAAAAAAACACCTTTCATGGAAAAATGGTATTGCCTTCGGTATCGGTCACGGTGGAATTGAGGCAATAATACTGACCGGCTTTACCTATATAAATAATCTGGTTTACAGTGTTATGATCAACACCGGTGCATACGATGAACTCCTGGCCCCCCAGTTGGGGCCTGAAATGGCCCAATATATCAAGACACAACTGATCAGTCTGCCACCGCATATATATCTTGTTGCCGGGTTTGAACGGGCATTTACTATTTTTATTCACATAGCTCTTTCCCTTATCGTTTTGCTGGCTGTAACCAGGCGTAACTACATCTACCTGCTTTATGCAATCCTACTTCATGCAGCGGTCAATATTCCGGTAGTTATAATCCCCGGCCTCGGAATGGATATTTTGTATGCAGAATTATACCTGTTACTTTTGGCTGTTTTCAGCATTATATTTATCAAGCGCTCGCCTAGTTTGTACCCGGAATTGCCTGTTTCAGACAATTAA
- a CDS encoding response regulator transcription factor: protein MIKVMMVDDHPLVRRGIEAATRLEKDMELTGSASNIKEALKIIKEQEPDVALVDLRLNNEHGLGIVRQGRQICDKTRYIILTSYSTEEEIQAAIAENVDGYILKEALPEELINAVRTVSQGRKYFDPVVVQMAMEKGRFSRKPDLSELTPRELEVLKALSRGLNNQCIADELYISEHTVKKHVGSILEKLELNDRTQAALYAVSKGLHRID, encoded by the coding sequence ATGATCAAAGTAATGATGGTTGATGACCACCCCCTGGTTCGAAGAGGGATAGAGGCGGCAACCAGGTTGGAAAAAGATATGGAGCTGACAGGAAGCGCATCGAATATAAAAGAGGCATTAAAAATCATTAAAGAGCAGGAACCCGATGTAGCCCTGGTTGATTTAAGGCTGAATAATGAACATGGCCTGGGAATTGTCCGGCAGGGCAGGCAGATCTGTGATAAAACCAGGTACATCATTCTGACTTCATACTCAACAGAAGAGGAGATACAGGCTGCAATAGCTGAAAATGTAGATGGCTACATCCTTAAAGAAGCACTTCCGGAAGAACTGATCAACGCTGTAAGAACTGTCAGCCAGGGCAGAAAATATTTTGATCCCGTTGTAGTCCAGATGGCCATGGAAAAAGGCCGGTTCAGCAGAAAACCCGACCTCAGCGAATTAACACCCAGAGAGTTGGAAGTTCTTAAAGCACTCAGCAGAGGACTAAATAATCAATGCATAGCTGATGAGTTGTACATAAGCGAACATACTGTTAAAAAACATGTTGGTTCTATTCTTGAAAAGCTTGAATTAAATGACCGCACTCAGGCTGCACTCTATGCTGTATCGAAAGGCCTGCACCGGATTGATTAG
- a CDS encoding SDR family NAD(P)-dependent oxidoreductase, producing the protein MGKISVDLTGENAIVTGAGKGIGRAIALKLAESGAKVFAVSRTLKDLEVVRDEIRKGGGECSIFSCDVQNVNQISEMVDKVSEEAGKIDILVNSAGLNIQAHTLDVTEEQWDTVINTNLKGSFFTSQAAARKMKEFNEGRIISITSQMAFVGFFKRAAYCASKGGLTQATKAMAVELAEFNIKVNCVAPTFLKTPLTEPMFEDIDFYNEVLSRIPLGKIGTPDDVVGAVLYLCSDSADLITGSTILVDGGWVAW; encoded by the coding sequence ATGGGAAAAATAAGCGTGGATCTGACAGGGGAAAATGCAATAGTTACCGGAGCCGGGAAAGGTATAGGCAGGGCAATTGCATTGAAGCTGGCTGAATCAGGCGCCAAGGTTTTTGCCGTCAGCAGAACCCTTAAAGATCTGGAAGTAGTTAGAGATGAAATAAGGAAAGGAGGTGGAGAATGTTCAATATTCAGCTGTGATGTTCAAAATGTTAATCAGATAAGTGAAATGGTCGATAAAGTTAGCGAAGAGGCAGGCAAGATTGATATTCTGGTCAATTCTGCCGGTCTGAATATCCAGGCTCATACCCTTGATGTTACCGAAGAACAATGGGATACAGTAATCAATACTAATCTGAAAGGTTCATTTTTTACATCACAGGCTGCTGCCAGAAAAATGAAGGAATTTAATGAAGGACGAATTATCAGTATTACTTCCCAGATGGCGTTTGTTGGTTTTTTCAAGCGAGCTGCCTACTGCGCAAGCAAGGGCGGACTCACCCAGGCTACGAAGGCCATGGCGGTTGAACTGGCCGAATTCAATATCAAGGTAAATTGTGTCGCCCCGACTTTTTTGAAGACTCCTTTAACCGAGCCGATGTTTGAGGATATTGATTTCTATAACGAAGTGCTGAGCAGAATACCACTAGGTAAAATTGGCACTCCTGACGATGTTGTTGGTGCAGTTCTCTATCTTTGCTCAGACTCGGCCGATCTGATTACCGGTAGTACAATTCTCGTTGATGGCGGATGGGTAGCCTGGTAA
- a CDS encoding diacylglycerol kinase family lipid kinase, with translation MTAKVILNPYSNRWNAQKRWPEARAALEEAGVDFSFVVSEHSRHPVDLAEEAVREGFSTIIAAGGDGTIGDVVNGMAKAKGKAHLGTLGIMPLGTANDLVCNLNMPLDLKEAAGVIATGKTRSIDVCVAGERVFVNNSAMGLEPYITVLQQQMTFLKGIPRYLAAAVKGIAHNPSWQAEIEWDGGSYKGPLTLISVGNAPRTGGLFFMAPHADPSDGLLTAVLAYKKSSLSLLALLPKAMKPEGTFVKAEGVQEIHTRQISVRLKSPSPAHSDGELFPEYVDSLEYSIMPGMIDILVP, from the coding sequence ATGACTGCGAAAGTGATACTGAACCCCTACTCAAACCGTTGGAATGCTCAAAAACGCTGGCCGGAAGCCAGAGCTGCCCTGGAGGAAGCCGGTGTGGATTTCTCCTTTGTTGTTTCAGAGCACAGCCGCCATCCGGTTGATCTGGCCGAAGAAGCTGTGCGGGAAGGTTTTTCGACGATTATAGCTGCCGGCGGAGATGGTACGATCGGTGACGTGGTGAATGGGATGGCAAAAGCAAAGGGGAAAGCACATCTCGGAACCCTGGGCATTATGCCCCTGGGAACAGCCAATGATCTCGTCTGCAACCTCAACATGCCCCTGGATCTTAAAGAAGCTGCCGGGGTTATAGCCACCGGCAAAACGAGATCGATCGATGTCTGCGTCGCCGGTGAACGGGTTTTTGTCAATAATTCAGCCATGGGTTTGGAACCGTACATAACTGTTCTGCAGCAGCAGATGACATTCTTAAAAGGAATTCCCCGCTACCTGGCGGCAGCAGTAAAAGGGATTGCCCATAATCCCAGCTGGCAGGCTGAAATCGAATGGGATGGTGGAAGTTACAAAGGACCCCTGACGTTGATCTCGGTCGGCAATGCCCCACGAACCGGCGGTCTATTTTTCATGGCACCCCATGCTGACCCGTCCGATGGCTTACTCACAGCCGTGCTGGCCTACAAGAAATCGTCTTTGAGTCTGCTTGCCCTGCTTCCCAAAGCTATGAAACCGGAAGGAACCTTTGTTAAAGCTGAAGGCGTTCAGGAAATTCACACCAGGCAGATCAGCGTCCGGTTGAAATCGCCTTCACCCGCTCATTCGGATGGGGAGCTGTTCCCGGAATATGTAGACAGCCTTGAATACAGTATCATGCCCGGAATGATCGATATACTGGTCCCGTGA
- a CDS encoding M50 family metallopeptidase, translating into MIIAILFTVFIHEAGHALGIMLTRAGRIQGLVLNLKGIGISWEPYANEPLKRTFVSLAGPAINLLFAISFFITGQELLFLTNLVFGLVNLLPLPGSDGSRVLTNLKHVFQQLQAIS; encoded by the coding sequence ATGATTATTGCAATATTGTTTACTGTTTTTATTCACGAAGCCGGCCATGCTTTGGGAATAATGCTCACCCGGGCTGGACGCATTCAAGGATTGGTCTTGAATCTAAAAGGTATCGGTATCAGCTGGGAGCCTTATGCAAATGAACCGCTTAAAAGGACGTTTGTTTCTTTAGCGGGTCCGGCAATAAATCTTCTTTTCGCAATTTCGTTCTTCATAACAGGACAGGAACTTCTCTTTCTGACCAACCTCGTATTCGGTCTTGTCAATCTGCTGCCACTGCCCGGTTCAGACGGATCAAGAGTATTAACAAACCTTAAACATGTATTTCAGCAGCTTCAAGCAATAAGTTAA
- a CDS encoding ATP-binding protein: MKTELETLQSDDSVELEEEVREKRKVPVQLGRLLANMKPTSIIRLYRLLSLLLSSTLFLLFPGNFDLLSQLSLILLLTASAILLISLYEHYWNNIKVVSFLIITEVVGISLLLTYTGGFHGPFLWYALNPFIVSTAFFSLAYALLILGVLIVGTIGWKYFLLGAFFTLSDILNNNYYAALNLTVIVIIMYMFARMHLNLSEQTMESKSQKRELLSAYQNLSENYQVFQSLSKFQREVATCKSQKDIYNALIETLVGLFPFRQAAVFITLVNEEIPDNNAVINIKIACSNSNIRGLQANVVRNELEDRWDELSHTGSKKMLIGRNRNFVAVSLKGEKNQVSALFVGWLKPMINPLSFSENLLLFIRFAEQTAEWLSMFKQRERVLQHISSIYAAVETVSRHNDPRMVIELFASYARALTGCAKAIFWMQNVGREEYDEYYPIFSVKGPKSLFPEEEWRQPLLESWDEVSQSKKPVIKPLINSPSNGARLISIPVKTGSHCFGMLAGIQLNNTYQTDETIHILNILADLSAIAVERARAEQFADKLLVIDEQKRIANEIHDTISQNLFSIVYSIDSLSKETDGMLEEKYHDTLVDIKNLSAQTARELRSLIYRLNPRQETNKEFIDEISSYLDKLARMNSIKIANTVNGSTEYLNPAICKVLYRIIREATGNALRHGKCSEVIVHLDITPFRSILKVSDNGRGFDVQSSLDLYSAGNRLGLVNMRELALSLQGSLDIKSKQGKGTEVTCSIPTSPVSVE; encoded by the coding sequence ATGAAAACAGAACTCGAAACACTACAAAGTGACGATTCTGTGGAGTTGGAGGAAGAGGTAAGGGAGAAACGAAAAGTTCCTGTCCAACTCGGTAGATTATTAGCCAACATGAAGCCTACCAGCATAATCCGCCTCTACCGGTTGCTTTCCCTGCTGCTTTCATCAACTCTATTTTTGCTGTTCCCCGGTAACTTTGACCTGCTTTCACAGCTAAGTTTAATTCTTTTACTTACCGCCTCGGCCATTTTATTGATCAGCCTTTATGAGCATTACTGGAACAATATAAAAGTTGTATCCTTCCTTATAATTACTGAAGTTGTTGGTATATCCTTGTTGTTAACTTATACAGGTGGATTTCACGGCCCCTTTCTCTGGTATGCATTAAACCCCTTCATTGTTTCTACTGCCTTTTTTAGCCTGGCCTATGCTCTCTTAATACTTGGGGTATTGATTGTCGGGACTATTGGCTGGAAATACTTCCTGCTGGGGGCTTTCTTCACCCTTTCCGATATTCTAAATAATAATTACTACGCCGCGCTCAATTTAACAGTAATTGTGATCATCATGTATATGTTCGCCCGCATGCATTTAAACTTATCCGAACAGACAATGGAAAGCAAAAGCCAAAAGAGAGAACTGCTTTCTGCCTATCAGAACCTCTCTGAAAACTACCAGGTCTTTCAGAGCCTCTCAAAATTCCAGCGTGAAGTGGCAACATGTAAAAGCCAGAAAGACATCTACAATGCTTTGATTGAGACTCTTGTTGGTTTATTCCCCTTTCGGCAGGCCGCTGTATTTATAACATTAGTAAATGAAGAAATTCCTGACAACAATGCTGTAATAAATATTAAGATTGCATGTTCAAATTCAAATATTCGCGGTTTACAGGCAAATGTTGTTCGCAATGAATTAGAAGATCGTTGGGACGAACTATCTCATACCGGATCAAAAAAAATGTTGATCGGTAGAAATAGAAACTTTGTTGCCGTATCGCTAAAGGGTGAGAAGAACCAGGTTTCCGCTTTATTTGTTGGCTGGTTGAAGCCAATGATCAATCCCTTATCTTTTTCGGAAAACCTTCTGTTATTCATCCGTTTTGCCGAACAAACTGCCGAATGGCTATCCATGTTCAAACAGCGCGAGAGGGTTCTGCAGCATATCTCCTCTATATACGCCGCCGTTGAAACTGTATCAAGACATAATGATCCACGTATGGTTATTGAACTTTTTGCTTCCTATGCCCGGGCGCTGACAGGTTGTGCCAAGGCAATCTTCTGGATGCAAAACGTAGGCCGTGAGGAGTATGATGAATACTATCCGATTTTTTCTGTAAAGGGACCGAAGAGCCTTTTTCCCGAAGAAGAGTGGCGGCAGCCTTTGCTTGAATCATGGGATGAGGTCTCCCAGAGTAAAAAACCGGTTATAAAGCCACTCATAAACTCACCCTCAAATGGTGCAAGACTGATCAGCATCCCGGTGAAAACCGGTTCTCACTGTTTTGGCATGCTGGCCGGCATTCAGTTAAACAATACCTACCAGACCGATGAGACGATTCACATCCTCAATATTTTAGCCGATCTGAGCGCCATCGCCGTGGAAAGAGCCCGTGCCGAGCAGTTTGCAGATAAGCTGCTGGTCATAGATGAACAGAAGAGGATCGCCAATGAAATCCACGATACTATTTCACAGAATCTGTTCAGCATTGTATACAGCATCGACTCATTATCAAAAGAAACCGACGGCATGCTTGAAGAAAAATATCATGATACCCTGGTAGACATCAAAAACCTGTCCGCCCAGACTGCCCGCGAATTGCGTTCGCTGATCTACCGTCTTAACCCGCGCCAGGAAACAAATAAGGAGTTTATTGATGAAATATCGAGCTACCTGGATAAACTGGCCAGAATGAACTCGATAAAAATTGCCAACACGGTAAACGGCAGTACGGAATATTTAAACCCGGCCATCTGCAAGGTGCTCTACAGGATCATCAGGGAAGCAACGGGAAATGCCCTGCGGCACGGGAAATGTTCTGAAGTCATAGTACACCTTGATATAACACCTTTCAGATCAATTCTAAAAGTAAGTGATAACGGCAGAGGCTTTGATGTTCAGAGCAGCCTGGACCTTTATTCCGCCGGAAACCGGCTGGGCCTGGTCAATATGCGTGAGTTAGCCCTTTCCCTGCAGGGTTCCCTTGACATAAAGAGCAAGCAGGGTAAAGGAACTGAAGTAACCTGTTCAATACCGACATCACCGGTTTCAGTGGAGTAA
- a CDS encoding iron-containing alcohol dehydrogenase has protein sequence MVFPFSLPGINYFGRGALSELGPEVAGYRAKKVFLISDKGVADAGLIEKVARQVKESTAEFLLYLNVKPEPTVEDLDRCLEAFKMESCDLIIGLGGGSPLDVAKGVSILATNGGSILDYVGINLIPKSGIPKILIPTTAGTGAEVTKNAIFTDKKEQLKKGVVSKYLLPEVAIVDSDLTLTMPPSVTAATGMDALTHAIESYTAPKATIQTDLYALKAIELIGESLRQAVASGTDAKAREDMALGSVFAGISLANAGVGAVHACAYPIGGRFGTGHGVTNALLLPYIMEYNLVGNLKKFANIAHALGEITDQMPLREQANLAPKAVFSLSKDIGIPQKLSLFGVKKQDIPDLAEAAMKVTRLMDNSPKKLTLEEVTSCLYNALD, from the coding sequence ATGGTTTTCCCATTCAGTCTTCCAGGTATTAACTATTTCGGAAGAGGTGCACTTTCTGAACTAGGCCCTGAGGTTGCCGGATATCGGGCTAAAAAAGTGTTCCTGATTTCCGATAAAGGGGTGGCCGATGCAGGCCTGATTGAAAAAGTAGCCAGGCAGGTTAAGGAATCAACTGCTGAATTTTTATTATACCTTAATGTTAAACCGGAACCAACAGTTGAAGATCTCGATCGCTGCCTGGAAGCTTTCAAAATGGAATCGTGCGATCTGATTATCGGCCTGGGTGGTGGCAGCCCGCTTGATGTTGCGAAGGGCGTCTCTATTCTTGCTACAAACGGGGGAAGTATTCTTGACTATGTCGGTATAAATCTGATTCCGAAATCGGGCATTCCAAAAATCCTGATACCAACCACAGCCGGTACCGGGGCTGAAGTAACAAAGAACGCTATCTTTACCGATAAAAAAGAACAGCTTAAAAAGGGAGTAGTTAGTAAATATTTATTGCCGGAGGTGGCCATTGTTGACTCAGACTTAACTTTAACCATGCCTCCAAGCGTAACTGCTGCGACCGGCATGGATGCTCTGACTCACGCGATTGAATCTTACACCGCACCAAAGGCTACTATTCAAACAGATCTTTATGCTCTGAAAGCGATCGAGTTGATTGGAGAAAGTTTAAGACAAGCTGTGGCTTCAGGAACTGATGCAAAAGCCCGGGAAGATATGGCTCTGGGCAGCGTTTTTGCAGGAATTTCATTAGCTAATGCCGGAGTCGGGGCAGTTCACGCCTGTGCTTACCCGATTGGCGGTCGCTTTGGAACCGGTCACGGGGTAACCAATGCCCTTCTCCTGCCGTATATTATGGAATATAACCTGGTTGGTAACCTGAAAAAGTTTGCAAACATAGCCCATGCGCTTGGCGAAATTACTGATCAAATGCCACTGCGGGAACAGGCCAATCTCGCGCCCAAAGCGGTATTTTCCCTTTCAAAGGATATCGGTATTCCGCAAAAGTTGAGCTTATTCGGGGTGAAAAAGCAAGATATTCCCGACCTGGCTGAGGCAGCTATGAAAGTAACCCGCTTGATGGATAACAGCCCAAAAAAACTGACCCTTGAGGAAGTTACCAGCTGCTTATATAATGCTCTCGATTAA
- a CDS encoding LacI family DNA-binding transcriptional regulator, protein MSTIKDIARKAGVSGATVSRVINDAKNVKPETREKVQKAIKELSYYPNSLARGMRSKKTNSIGLILADITNPFYAETAKTIIETAGRHGYSIILCNTNNDLDEQQKDIEILLQRKVDGFIFASVHWKDPAVNKVIQNNIPHMLYNRVTSKSSNLNYVILDNERGSFIAVEHLYKLGHRRIALIRGPQTFSTGRERTSGYINALKYFGLPYDEKLVVQGQYRSKESYEATKKLLSLADPPTAIFAGNDLMALSAMEAIVASGLSIPKDISLVGFDDIEISSHSGIKLTTVSQNPNIMAEIAIDNLCKIITAVSIQQPVQIVLKPALAVRETTGPL, encoded by the coding sequence ATGTCAACTATCAAGGATATAGCCCGCAAAGCGGGTGTTTCCGGAGCCACAGTCTCACGAGTGATCAATGATGCCAAGAATGTAAAACCGGAAACAAGAGAGAAAGTTCAAAAGGCAATCAAGGAACTGAGCTACTATCCCAACAGCCTGGCCAGGGGCATGCGCAGTAAAAAAACAAACAGCATCGGCCTGATCCTGGCTGATATAACAAATCCTTTTTATGCTGAAACTGCAAAAACAATTATTGAAACTGCCGGCAGGCACGGTTATTCAATTATTCTCTGCAATACCAACAATGATCTCGATGAACAGCAGAAAGATATTGAGATCCTGCTTCAGCGTAAAGTTGACGGTTTCATTTTCGCTTCAGTACATTGGAAAGATCCGGCGGTTAACAAGGTAATTCAGAACAATATTCCACATATGCTGTATAACCGGGTGACATCAAAAAGCAGTAACCTGAATTACGTTATTCTCGACAATGAAAGAGGGTCTTTTATTGCCGTCGAACATCTTTATAAACTCGGCCATCGAAGAATTGCTCTAATCAGGGGACCGCAAACCTTCTCTACCGGAAGGGAAAGAACCAGTGGTTATATCAACGCTCTTAAATATTTTGGCCTGCCCTATGACGAGAAACTGGTGGTGCAGGGTCAGTACAGAAGTAAAGAATCGTACGAGGCGACAAAGAAACTGCTTTCTTTAGCTGATCCTCCGACAGCAATCTTTGCCGGCAACGACTTGATGGCTTTAAGCGCCATGGAGGCAATTGTTGCCTCCGGGTTGTCAATTCCCAAAGATATTTCTCTTGTAGGTTTTGATGATATCGAAATTTCATCTCACAGCGGCATTAAACTGACAACTGTATCCCAGAACCCGAATATAATGGCAGAAATTGCAATTGATAATCTTTGTAAAATTATTACAGCAGTAAGCATTCAACAGCCTGTCCAGATTGTTCTCAAGCCTGCCTTGGCTGTAAGGGAAACAACAGGGCCATTATAA